Part of the Xenopus tropicalis strain Nigerian chromosome 3, UCB_Xtro_10.0, whole genome shotgun sequence genome, TTGTAAATGATAACATTTATCCCAAGCAAGATGGGGACATGCACTGAAGGCAAGTCTAGCCTATAGAAGATgttaaactaccgtatatacttgagtataagccgacccgaatataagccgaggtacctaattttacccaagaaaactggaaaaacgtattgactcgagtataagcctagggtgggaaatacagccgctactgctaagtttcaataatcaaaataaatacaaataaaatgacagctcccctcagcgtcctccccaacatcctccagctctcctcagcgtcctccccaccatactccagctccccccagcatcctccccaccatactccagctccccccagcatcctccccaccatactccagctccccccatcatcctccccagcatcatccaactccccccagcgttcttcccaacatcccccggctTTCTctccaacattctccagctccccccagcatccaccccaacatcatccagctctccccaacatcccccagcgttctcctcaacatcctccagctccccccagcattctccctgCTGTTTCCCCCGTGTCTTTCTAATTTTGCAGCTCAGTTCTTTTattaggttgcgccccatgcgtgctgacgtcacaggtacgcacggggcgcaaccaataaaattacccgctgaccaccaatgagccaaCGGAGTGTAACTCTTTAAAGGGGCCTCCTTTAAATCCACGATCTTTTGGGCCTGGGGCAACTGTGCCCCCCTGGAATATTAATCGCGATTGCAGGCAAGTGAGACCTCTCTGAAAATCTGCTTCGGGAAATCGCCCctccgcgtctgccatcccgccggcgacttacatgttcgccggtgggatggcagagggaaggcaactcggggagattagtcgcccgcgagcagggagttttgccgcgggcgactaatctccccgtgtaccagagcccttagccgagggtgaatttttcagcacatttttggtgctgaaaaactcggcttatactcgagtatatacggtaatcatgGAGTCAATATACCTTGCCAACAGTCCTTTGGAAAACTAGTTCTAGTTGAAAGTGAGCTAATTACACATTTACATAAAAAGTAGGAGCAGTATCACAGTTGGGGGTTCCCATTGTAGTGTAGAGCTTTCTTATCAGCATACTGGTATGTAGAGCCAGGAGAGTGGATCCACATGTGGGGGCATCATTATAAGGCCACAGTGCTGTACTCCATGGAAGCCTTGGTGGAACCTCCTTATTTTTTATGACCACAAGCACAATGATCACAGTTGCCCAAGCATTTAAATACCCTTAAGCGTTTGCAAAAGGTTCAACCCATTTGGTCCCTTTGGATGCCACTGTGGGGAATTGGGTCTATTCCACATTCTAATGTGTTACCAGGTACTAACTGTTGGGCCACCCAGGAAATCTAAATTCTACATGACATAGCTGAAAAGGGGATATACAGCAGTTTCAGACCCTCAGGGATAGTCACCACCTACCTCATTCTATGTTTTTCAGGTATCTCCAACTTTGGCATGCCTTTAGAACTTAATTTCCAACTAGGCCAATTGAAGTAGTGGACTCTACCCttgatttatatttatgtattgagGACCTCAGCAATCCGATGTCCTGGCTTTACATCATCTTATGGCAAGCCTGCCTGATCTTCTGGCCAAAGCACGAGAAAAATAGATCGGAGATATACCGGATCTTGATGAGGAACTGTTGGTAGACATTGAAAAGCAGGTTCCTGCTGTAACCATGTAAGTCCGGCACAGGTACATACAAGTAAATTTTCTTTATCGGGTGTAACTTACACTGTTTAGACTTTTGAAGTTGTACCCACTGACCTCTGATCAGTTTGTAAAGTGTTGTCAAGATGTGGGCTCTTACAGTCATGTATTCTAGGACTGTTCCCTCATTCAATGTTTCTAGGGAGAAGTGCTGTAATATACCTCCTATACCCTGAATGTTCTATGTAACAAGTCCCCATTGGTATGCTTACTGATTATGCCTACTGATTATGCCCCATGACCTGGGACTTGAGCTCCTCCATTTCTCGTCTTTTGGCGATCATTGGTGAATTATACGCTCCCAGTCAGGACTGACGTACCAAAGATGTCTGAGGTGATCTGGGGTCCATGGCTGCAGTGCTTGACACCCCTGCTGACCCAATGTGTAACATTGATGGATATGTCCTCTACTGGCTTTCGATCTCACCAAGACAAGCTGATGTCCTTCCTAGTTGACCATCCATGGGCAGGGCCAAATCATACTGATATGATTGTTGGCCCCTGCAGGAGTACAGTGACACATTGGGTGAGGACCTTATGGatgtgttgatgcagtccttgcctgtCGCAGGAAGGCAGGACCAAGCCCTCCATACACGGggggccaaattggcagcttttaCTGGCCCATATGTACCCAGCTTTATCTACAAATCTAAATGACACACATTTTCTATTATTTCCTTCTGGATAATAAATAATCTCTACCctgatatatggggggggggggggatcatgaCTTGGACTTTCTGTTTTAAACAGGACAAGGGCCCCAGATCCCTATTATAGTGTTTTAACATCCACAGGAGTGCAGCCATTGCTGATTCTCTTTTTATTATGATTATATTTCTATATGGAGTGTTGGATGGGCCAATTCCCAAAGAATTTGTGGAAAACTCAACATATGTTCAAATCCCAACAGGGACATAAATAGGGATATTTTACTGCAGGGGAGACAGACTCTAGAACAGGTGCTGCCCACTTGATCCGGTACCAGTAACTTGACATTGCTCTACTGTTACAGAAGGGCCATTATTAATTTATTGGTATTTGGATGGTTCAAGGTTTTGACTTTTAACCATGGCTGGCAACCCAGCTAAAACGTTTGTCAGTGAACCAAATTTTTTGATCACTTTGGGTACATTATACTTTGGATATTATCAGGTTTTCCAGATATACTTGGTTCCAAAAACAGAATACCGTATAAATTCCAGGGGGCTTTTCTGATGCTCAGAATGCATAGAAAGGatcagttcagtataaaaatgaaactgggcaaaatggatagcctgcacaaaataaaagatatttgtaatgtagttagttaggcaaacatgtaatccataaaggctggagtgagcagatgtctaacattatagccagaactttacttcctgctttcagacctcttagttagtcagtgactttaggggggccacatgggacataaatgttcagttagtttgtgagcatgcaggtcagattcaaatgcaaactaactgaacagttactgtatatactcgagtataagccgatccgagtataagccaaggtacctaattttacctaagaaaactgaaaaaacatattgactcaagtataagcctattAGCACCACAATATGAACGGTAATGCATAGGAGACAGTATAGGCAGCAATATCACAATGCATCCTTATCCAACCGGCACATCAAATACAATAATTTGATTCTATTCTTATAAAATTTGAGCCATCACCAGTATCCTATATCCAAGCCTTGTGGCTTTCACACTCACACCAAAGTTGCAATATAACCTATATTATACCTGGAAGAGGCCATGATGGTGAACCACTGACAAAGTGCATGAAAAGTTAACTGCAGATTCAGCTATTTATTGTATGTTGCTGCCTTCGACCTACTGGTGCTGATGACAATCAGTTCTGCATTCTGTCTCCATATCACCATGCAGCCTTGTACATCCCATAGTCACAGCGCACGCACACCTCCTGTAACTCATTTCAATAGAAACTGCctgtaaccagggtcggactgggttggTTGGACACTGGACAAAAAAACCCGATGGTGTGGTGTCACCATTGCAACAGACAATTTTAAACCCCAATATGCTCAAATATGTATTTTGTGCCAAAAGTGCCTGTTACAAGTGGCAATAGATGTCTTCCATTCACATGGGTGTATCAGGAGCTTCTCAGCAGAATTAAATATTTAGTCTATGCCATATTCTACGTAAGCCATAAGCCTTACGCCTCCATTACATGTCCTAAAACGATTATAATGGAACAGAACATAATGTGGTTCTATGTGGATCACAATAGTGCCTCCAAGGGAGGATTTGCATTTAACGTAGAATATGGCATTGACTAAATATTTCATTCTGCTGAGAAGCTCCTGATACCCCCATGTGAATGGAAGACATCTATTGCCACTTGTAACAGGCACTTTTGAGCCTATTGGGGTTTACAATtggtttaaaataaaaggaatatgCCATTTTACTCACTGTATTGGATACATCTCTGTTTTGTTGGCACGCACACCACCCCCCCATGAGCCACCTAGCACACACACGCATGGTGTTCTTGCAAGACGCGACGTGTGTACATGCTGACGCGGCGCATGGAGGGGGGTTGTAGTAGGGTGCGCACGTCCTCCTGAGGGCAGTGGGGGATGAGAGCGAGCGCAAACGTACCTCAAGGGGTGGAGAGTGCAAGCGAGCGCACGCCCGCTCGCGAGCACGAACATACTGCACCGGTGGGGGGGCGCACGCTCGCGGTTAGCACATACGTCAACAGGGGAGGGGTGGGAGCGCAGAACGCAAACTACCATATATATGCGAGTATACGCCAAAGgttcctttttcagcacattattggggttgaaaaactcggcttatactcgagtatatatggtatgtcACATATggtccccctcaagtcactgattgactactgactgctaacagcccattttcatttttacactgaactgctcctttaaggtggattgattctgcagcttatctggtATCGATATACATAAATTGGCCAGATCCcgatcgagcaggtttgattttccgtcggatcggggaccgcactgGCTCGttattagcccaatatcacccacctttaggtgggcatatctggagaagatccactcacttggcaaccttgccaaacgagtaAATATTccagtgtattgccacctttagcaAGAAAGGTGGCATGTAGAAACCACAAGATGACACTTTGGGTGCTGCAAAACAAATGCAGTGCTTCATTTTAAAAAAGTGATAAAAGACTTGAGACCTGGGAAAccttattttttggggggaaagtACATATTTAGAACAATCTAAAATGGGTTAATATGTCGTTCTACTCCAATtaaccaagctgcaaagctttgctaagggctctggcacacggggagattagtcgcccgcgacaaatctccctgttcgtgggcgactaatctccccgaaatgccatcccaccagccatccccctgaaatcgcggaagttgccttgaacAGGGAGATTAGCAAAAGTTTAAAGATTTAGCAAAAGTTAAccctattatataaatatataattggtcAGTACCCTGCCAGCTCACATCGGCAGCTGCATAATAGCACCCTTTCCCTTTTATTGTACATTATAGAGGTAATCTACAGACAGCATACTGTAAGGagaataatttattataatttaataaattatatttattttttaagaattttttaaaaataaaaaaacagcatttttactTAACATTAAGGTGAGTACTCTGGTAAAACAACTCAGATTATTCAGTATGGCTGTACTTtctttccttttaaaggagatCTAATGAGCCCCCTCCCTGTTCCCTCTGTTTCACTTTGCACTCAGAGCTGTTATGTGCAATTCTTTCTGTCTATAGTATGGAGTTCAAAGAGTAGTGCCCCACAGTGACTACCATGCTGGGGAGCTCCAGTTCTGTGTGGGAGGAACATAGAAAACTTTTTGTACACCCTTTCCTTGCATGTGATTCACCCAGAGCAGGAAAGGAGCATCAGGGGATGCAATATGGCAAAAATGTGCCTGCTGCACACACCCTCCTACATAACATTCTTCTTGGCCTCTTATGTGTGGGTTCTTGTTTCATGGGAACAGGCCAAGCATAAatcatataattaaaaatatatagttcTGAAACAGATACTGCCCAGGATGTTAGTAGAATATCAGAACAGTGTTACAGTGGGGATAAAGCAGAACCATTTAATTCACTTATTTAAAGGGCAAGATGATActacatatttataatatatttatattataaatatgtagGATCATCTTGCATTTCCTTTCCACAAACAAAAGGTACTTTTAAATTTATCTATATTGTATTTGACTATCCAGGGAAGAAGGAGCAACAAATAATACAAAGTGTGGAATggtactgatatacagtatgcaatGACTCCAACAGGGTTCAACTGGGGTGTCCCTGCCACGGCCCCCACACCaacccaggccccccccccccccacagcctgATCAAACCCCTCTCCCATCGGTATGCttacaatatactttttttaccgcaagtatcactttaaaatttCCTTTTCAGCATACTTCGTATTTACACCTAGGATCCTCATACTGTTTGCTTTGCCTCAGCAAAATCAGAATCTTCTCCTCACaggtaaataaagcaaaatctGCAACTATGTGTACATTATACAGGCCTTGTTGCTAAAGTTATGCATGGAGACTGTTCTATTGTACCCCAGATAAGGAAACCAATATTATGGATCCCACTTATTTGCACAAATGCAAACAGATATATATCCTATGTTAATAAAAATCAGAACAAAATCTTTAAAAGTACCAATCataaacaatttataaataaatgtataaataaacaatTTCTCTTAGGGAAAATACATGCAATATATAGGTGCCAATAACAGTGCCATTTCTGGAAATTTAAGTACTGCTCCTCAGTCTTCATTCCATGGTTTCCCTGTCCACTTCTGCGCCACATGACAATCTACAACAAAATTAATAGAAAATTATATATAGATAATCAGCCTTGGTTCCTTTTGACTGTCTGACAGATGTCCTGTCAGCCATAAGTGTTTATCCTGCAAATTATGGGCCCTTAAAGTATCCTGTTATAACAAAATCTAAACACACAAATGAAAATCTAGAGCACTTACTGATCAAATCAGCATAATGAAGGGTTACATGAATGACTGTGCGGGTCTCCTCTGGACAGTACAACCGAGCAATTCCAACAAAAGTTCTCCTTACATGCTGTACAAAACATCACAAAGCAGCCACCCGATTTCTGTAGAAGTTAATGTACAGTGGTTACTATTAGTAAATGTATGttttcataaaaacaaacaatctcAGGTAGGAACAATATCCACCCAGTGAGCTGGAATCCTGCACTAAAGGGTTCATTGCATAACTTTAACCAAACAGAATAGTACTAGTATCATTCAGGCAAGCATGGCTCCTGCTTAGTGTTTATGACCTTGCAGTTTGTCCCTGCACTTGCCTCGATATTGACTCTGCAGTTTGGGCAACGCTTGGAATTCTTCTCCACCCATTCAAAAGACTTCATCTCCACTGCTTTAACTATCACATTCTTGCCATAGCGCTTCTCCAGTAACTTCTTACCAGCCTCATCTGCCTCCAGGTATTCCTCACGCACTAACAGAAGCTTTTCTGGGGACAGAATCAAAAGAAAAACACGTGAAATGTACTGCTTTTCTTTATCAAGTAAAAGAAATTTCCATATTGAATTGAAAAATTCTAAATGTCATGTTTATCATTATAAAAGAAACATATCAGATACATATTTTATCACAAGCGCAACaataaaacaacagaaaaataatCCAAGATGGCAAATCTTCTGTCTTCTAAACAGTATGGGTGCCATATATTCATAGAGTTACCAAAACATGTGACATGTAAAGACCCCcaaattaaaatagtgcataCAAACATACTCAGACTGGGATtagaaataggccctggcatttcaagtgcacaaaGCCCAAACagaccactaaatagtgactgtctatgggatcttacagcagcccctctggcatttgccagaacccacagattgccagtctgggcctgcatttTCATGGCTGTGATGGCATGGAAGCAGCTACTGCAGTTTGGCTTTTGCAAAATGCAGTTTATGTATCAGAAGAGGCAGCAGGccaccatacatttttggaaagtgcacctTCAGATGAATCCAGAATGGGATTATTTCTTTCTAGTCTAAACTAccaaactgctaaattcagagGCTTTTATCAAAAGCCTTTTTAAAACATGTAATCTGAAAGTTTCAATTCATGTCCCACACGGCAAAGAGTTAAAACAtcttaaatatgaatgccaggggtcttccaagcagtttgatgcccagtatacAAATAATTACCTACCTATTTGACAAACACAGACCCCTAAATAACGACAGTTCATACAAATTTTTATAGTTTACAGCTACTGGGCCATTTGCAAACACAACTGAAAGTGCATAGTGCTAGTTTGGACACAAAACTGAGTGTGAATTGGCACTATTTACAAAAGGTTCTTGCAACCATACATTCTCCTAGTGACTTGGGGGCTGGGGGAGCCAATTTGACTTTCCAATCTTATTTGAGATAGTTACTTATTGCTGAATTTATTTTATGGAATACATATTGATTGTATATTTATTGCCAAGACTACAATTACAATTATTTAAAGTAGTTGGGCTAGGAAAGGGTTACTAGCATAAGCACAAAGTTCTAGGAAATGGTTAATGGGTCAAGCCTCATTTCTATGGCATGGTGTATATAGGTAGGTTACATGGCAGCCAGGCTCATTTGCCAGAAGAAGCAAATTGTTTCCACAAAACATATTGGAAAGGAAGAGTTGTATTCTATGGTGTGCTCTGGAGGTTAGTGTATTCCATTAAGTACATCTcttataaataaagtatatttttacatttgctacACTTTGAGCCAGCTTTCATGTTGCTTTTATAGTGCAAAAAGGCCAGTCTTTCCCACTTAGAAGGTATGCAAGTATCTCAGCAAACACTGTAAGATGAAAGCCAAAGTTAAATGGATCTGTTTGGTAGAGGTATAAATACTGTTCAAGTGCCTGGTCCTTTCTATACGACCATGGTTTAAGGATGGTGCCAGAAGAAAAATCATTTGTTCTGGAGGTTTTACACTCCGGTTGTACTGAGGAAGTATCCAGTAGTATGCCTTTGCAACATCTCATTctcaaaccaagggtattaatatgaagttgaacatggaaatttcacatggggctaaccatattcttcatttcccagggtgccacagccatatgacctatgtttttataaactttagtcacactttactgctgtgctgcaagttgaagtgatatcacccacctccaagaagccgatcagcagaacaatgggaaggtagcaagatagcagcttccagtagatatcagaatagcactcaatagtaagaaatacaagtctggcttgggacttgtagcgctggctccttctgaaagctcagactcaggcacaatgcactaagatggcgcctacacaccaaaattacagctaaaaaaatacatttgttggttcaagaataaaattttaaatggtagagtgaattatttgctatgtaaacagtgtaatttagaagttaaaagtacaccataaaaaagcCCCATTTTGTCTAATTAATCAATACTTTGCTTTCATAGGGGTTTTTGGTTTATGTCTAGCAGGCCCATTTTTAATCTTTTAGCTCGAATCAAGTAGGAACTATGCATGACTATTTATGTCTTGTACTTAGTGAACCACTTTATATTTTAGGCTTTGTAAGTGCCCAACCCTTATCTGATTCCACTAACCTTGTGTTATATTACAATATGCGACTGCATGGTAGGCCAGTTTGCAGAGGGTACAGAAAGCGTACTTGCAGCTAGAACAAATGCCCATTTTGGCCCCAGGTTCCAGAATAAATGGAGTTCGGCAGTTTGGACGTGGGCAGTAGACCACATCTGCCATCAGATCCAGGCTGGACTGCAGCAGGAGACGGTCATAGCGGCTGAAAAATTCTTCCCCAACCAGCAACTTCACCTGGAAAGAAAGTGATATTCAGCTAAAGTCTAGTCACAAATTTCCATCCTGCAGCCTCCTTTATCCTTGGGTATCACATGATTATATACTAATATTTATGTTTGTCACCACACTCTTGGAAGAAGGTTGGAACAtatttattagggctctggcactcggggagattggtcgccctgacAAAACTCCGTTCGTGGGCgactcgagaggaaacttgcacgatttcactgaaatcacgccgccacgtatgccatcccaccggcgatttatattttcgtcggtgggatggcatttcggggagattagtcgcccgagacacaggagatttgtcgcgggcaactaagaGCCCCTATTGTAATGTCAAACACAATTGCAATGCTGGTTAGCACAGATGTTTTACTTGCACCAGAAAAAGCTTTGCAACTGCTTCAATATTCTGTCAGGCCCCTAATAATTTAGTGCCCCATGTCAGTAACAGCGACACATTGCAACAAAGTGCAATAAGCATGGCATACAGTCGTTTGTGATTATGATGAAAACAAGACACAAGACAGAGTGCTATTGTAATTGCAATTTGTACAGTTAGTTTAAAGaaggattaaaggacaaggaaaggcaaagtcacttgggggtgctaaaatgttaggcaccccaagtgacttaaatcgcctaccttttaccccgggctggccaAACTGCCGaagtctactgcgcatgcgccggtcccgggtgctgttttctcctaacaggggtactaggtaagcgattaaagtcacttgcaggtgcctaacattttggcaaccccaagtgacttagcctttccttctcctttaaacctcaaCAATGAATTGAGTTAGAAATGCAACACCTAGGCTCTGGGGTTCTCTTCCAGCCCAAGGCTGCCACAGTGCTTTAGCAGTAGCAGTGAAGGAGCGCAGTGTGcacagaacacactgagcatgtttgacactcaaaagatggcagAATAACATCAGAAGATTAAAAGTTGCTTCAGACAATTAAAAAGTTGAATTCAAACATTTCAGAAGGCATGGATTGTTACTGTTACAGGGCTGCTGAATCTCTGGACTggtatagtatataaaataatagctatatttttatttatatgattttattatttatatttgttttctcctttaaatagagataatgagctctgtataaaggAAACCACCCTATCCTCAGCTACAGGGAGACGTTTTTTGCTAATTTGTTACAAAACAGAACAACACCAGCTGTTTATAAAACTAACTATGAGTATATCTAGCAGCAAAGTTGTATGCAGGTAATCCAGGAAATCAGCAAAGTGTTCAAGATTAATTCATCACAATTGAGCTGCAAACATACTTTATAAACACAGAATTACCGaatgtacacatacacacaagaaCAAAGAGCACTGTATATTGGTTACCTGTGCAGGTGTAGCAACAGAAGAGCACTTTGGCTCAGGACAGTTAAGAGCCTGGACCTGCCCATCCTGTATCTGAACTGTATAATAATCCTTAAGGCAGGCGTTGCAGTAGATATGCTCACACTTCTTAAAGTGAGTGCACTCGCTGCCCACCTTTTCTAAGAAGCAAATGTTGCACATATACCATTTGCTATCAAAGCACTTCTTCTGCTGAGCCTCATTAAAGTCCAAGATGCACTCAATAAGGGCAGAGACAGATTTCATATCCTGGATAGCACGTGTGTCCCAAATCACTGCTTCTGCTGGGCCTGTGGCACTACAGGAATCAGATATCCCCGAGTTATTCTTTATGCACTGTGGTCCAAACTCACAAACTTGTATTTCATATGGTGAGTTAATCTTTAGGTACTCCAGAGTCCCCTCCTTCAGAAACTGCATCCAAGCAAACAAAACAACTCCTCCTGCATATTTCTCCCATAGGTCGTCCAAGCGCTGACACAGCAGGGCAAGCTGGgataaacagaaatacagagaaTTATTCATGGCTTATTGTCTATTACTTATCATCTCCATGTACCTGCAACTAGGCAACATCTAATTATAAAATTAGTTGAACTCAAACAGAGCAATCGTAActgattaaaaaaatgcaaaagcactttttttttaaaggacaattaaTGTGCAATTAGtgggggtggcaatttgttaggcattcCTCCAGTGAATATAAAAGCTAATATTGGACCCCAGTGCTTCttatagtgtttctgaagcaaacacacatcttttaccagtgcaggacaatagTATGTTTTTTAGTGCTTCTCTGTCAAAAACACATCAGCAAAGGCTACTTTACAAGGGAGTGATATGCCACCTAAATTATCTAAAGATTCATTGCAACTTTCTATGACCTCCTTAGGGAGTACATGGGAACAATGGGGGAAAATCCATGGCGCAACTCATAGACATGGGTGACCAGGTTACTGAAACCGAGTATAATCAAAGCTTAATCCAGTCCATCTTAAAACCAACAATGCATGACACATGTCATACCTTCTGGCTActtcaaggaacagtaacatcaaaaaatgaaaatgtatcaaagtaattaatataaaaCGTActattgtcctgcactggtaaaagatgtgtgtttgcttcagatagactattatagtttatataaagaaagctgctgtgtagccaggggggcagccattcaagctgaaaaaagaagaaaaaggcacaggttacaaagaagataacagataagtaaaagaccattgtattctatagggcttatctgttatctgctatgtactctgtgccttttctcctttttccagcttgaataacAGCCAACATGGCAACACAACAGTTAATCTATATAAACTCtaatagtgtttctgaagcaaccacaccaattttaccagtgcagggcagcagtacctacacttttttgtgttactgttcctttaaatcacaaGGAAAGCCACCCCAAAGCACTGATGACTGCAAGGTAAGTAAATGGCAGCACAGTTTTTCCATGGATTTGTGCAGTTTATTCTAAAAAGGAGCACCAGTTAGGGCACCCCTTAGTGAAATAGGCTTCCCTTGTCCTTTATTGATAGGAATCAATAAAACTTTGATTTAACTACTTCATTTCCAGTTCTCTCTCTGAACTTCCCTATGTTTAGGAGTTGTGAGAAGCCTGCAAGGTGTGTACTTAGTTTCAATTTGTATTATCCTAGTCTTTCTGTGATTGctgaagctatttttttttacctgacttGGAGAAAGCCACTTGCAGCTAAGTGTGAAGGCTGGAGGGTCAGTGGATGGGTATCCTGGAGGCAGTTCAAAGTTCAGTATGATAGGAGGTAGGAAAGAGACAATATACTCAAAGCTTTTTGCGTATTCATCAGATACACAGTCACCTTGGGTAAgaacaaagtacaaaaataattaaaaaaacaaatatatacatatatatatctcaaaatttCATTAACCAAGCTAGCACAACTACAAAGTAGAAACCCTTACGCCAAAAAAATAATTGATAGGAATCCTTctacagcacagatacagcctataCAGAGTGCCCCCAGATTAATGCTATAACCTGGACATCAATTCAATCAGCAATACAAAGTAAATAACTCTGACAGCAACTTAGACCTGTTTACATTCTGAAGTTACAGGCAtgagatcccttacctggaaacaaATT contains:
- the rnf14.4 gene encoding E3 ubiquitin-protein ligase RNF14 isoform X1, producing MTVRLVFVPGREVATETFAQVGGTVKDIYSWCSPHQLLSFNDLHRQPMAKEDKEAQEDELLALASIYSEDEFKRSETALGGKICVCLDLPPNFSVAIKGDCVSDEYAKSFEYIVSFLPPIILNFELPPGYPSTDPPAFTLSCKWLSPSQLALLCQRLDDLWEKYAGGVVLFAWMQFLKEGTLEYLKINSPYEIQVCEFGPQCIKNNSGISDSCSATGPAEAVIWDTRAIQDMKSVSALIECILDFNEAQQKKCFDSKWYMCNICFLEKVGSECTHFKKCEHIYCNACLKDYYTVQIQDGQVQALNCPEPKCSSVATPAQVKLLVGEEFFSRYDRLLLQSSLDLMADVVYCPRPNCRTPFILEPGAKMGICSSCKYAFCTLCKLAYHAVAYCNITQEKLLLVREEYLEADEAGKKLLEKRYGKNVIVKAVEMKSFEWVEKNSKRCPNCRVNIEKSGGCFVMFCTACKENFCWNCSVVLSRGDPHSHSCNPSLC
- the rnf14.4 gene encoding E3 ubiquitin-protein ligase RNF14 isoform X2, which codes for MAKEDKEAQEDELLALASIYSEDEFKRSETALGGKICVCLDLPPNFSVAIKGDCVSDEYAKSFEYIVSFLPPIILNFELPPGYPSTDPPAFTLSCKWLSPSQLALLCQRLDDLWEKYAGGVVLFAWMQFLKEGTLEYLKINSPYEIQVCEFGPQCIKNNSGISDSCSATGPAEAVIWDTRAIQDMKSVSALIECILDFNEAQQKKCFDSKWYMCNICFLEKVGSECTHFKKCEHIYCNACLKDYYTVQIQDGQVQALNCPEPKCSSVATPAQVKLLVGEEFFSRYDRLLLQSSLDLMADVVYCPRPNCRTPFILEPGAKMGICSSCKYAFCTLCKLAYHAVAYCNITQEKLLLVREEYLEADEAGKKLLEKRYGKNVIVKAVEMKSFEWVEKNSKRCPNCRVNIEKSGGCFVMFCTACKENFCWNCSVVLSRGDPHSHSCNPSLC